From the Fusobacterium ulcerans ATCC 49185 genome, the window AACTTTAAAAACTATTGTTGACATAGCAAAAGAGAAAAAGATAGTTCCTCCTGCTATTACAATAATTGGTGAAGTAGTAAATTTAAGGGAAACTTTCAAATGGTTTGAAGAAAAAAATCTTTTTGGTAAAAAAATACTTGTAACAAGAGATAAAAGACAAGCTGGAGAATTTTCAGATAAAATAGAAAAAATGGGTGGAATAGCTGTTGAGCTTCCTTTTATAGAAATTGAATCTACATTGGGAACAGTTTCAAAAGATATGCTTCAGGATTATTCAGCTATACTTTTTAACTCTCCTAATGGTGTGAGAGAATTTATGAATAAAATAGATGACATAAGGATCCTTGCTCATTTGAAAATAGGAGCTGTGGGAAGCAAAACTAAAGAAATTCTTGAAAGCTATAAGTTAAAAGCTGATTTTATCCCTGATGAATATTTAGTCTCTAAACTTGCTGAACTATCTCTTGATTATACAAAATCTGGAGATAAAATTTTAATAATAACATCAGATATATCACCTTGTGATACTGATAAATTTAACTCTATCTATGATAGAGAATTTCATAAACTGGTAGCTTATAACACAAAAAAAATTGTAAGAGATAAAGAAGAAGTTTTAAAAGCTTTATCAAAAACAGAAATAGTTACTTTTTTAAGTTCATCTACTGTTGATGCTTTCTATGAGAGTATAGATGGAGATATTGAAGCTGTAAAAAACATCAAACTTGCTTCTATAGGTCCAGTAACAAGTGATACAATGAAAAAATATGGTTTTTCTGTAGATTATGAAGCTAAAGTTTATGACGTAAATGGCATCTTAGAAGCTGTTAAATAGGAGGAATATTTATGTTTGTTAGAACTAGAAGACTTAGAAGTTCTAAAGCCTTAAGAGATATGGTGAGAAATGTAACAATTAATCTTAGTGATTTCATATATCCGCTTTTTATGGAAGAAGGAGAAAATATAAAGGAAGAAATATCATCTATGCCTGGACAATACAGATGGTCAATCGATAGAGTAGGAGAGGAACTTACAGAGTTAAAAGAACTTGGTGTAACTTCTATTCTTCTTTTTGGTATTCCAAAGCACAAAGATCCACAAGGCTCTGAAGCATATAATGATAAAGGGATTGTACAGGAAGCTATAAGATATATCAAGAAAAATTTCCCAGAATTTCTTATAGTTACTGATGTATGTATGTGTGAATATACTTCTCATGGACATTGTGGAATACTTGATGGATGTGAAGTTTTAAATGATGAAACTCTTAAATATATAGCAAAAACTGCCCTTTCTCATGTAAAGGCTGGAGCTGATATAGTTGCCCCATCAGATATGATGGATGGAAGAATACTGGCTATAAGAGAAATTTTAGATGAAAATGGATATGTAAATACTCCTATCATGGCATATAGTGCAAAATATTCATCAAACTACTATGGACCTTTCAGAGAAGCAGCTGATTCTGCTCCTAGTTTTGGAGACAGAAAGACTTATCAGATGGATTTCAGAAACTCTAAGGAATATTTTAGAGAAGTCGAAGCTGATATGGCAGAAGGAGCTGATTTTATAATGGTAAAACCTGCTCTTGCTTATCTTGATGTTATCAATGCCATATCTAATATCGATCTTCCCATTGTTGCCTATAATGTAAGTGGTGAATACTCTATGGTAAAAGCTGCTGCTCAAAATGGCTGGATAGATGAAAAAGGTATTGTTATGGAAAATATGTTTGCTATGAAAAGAGCTGGAGTCAATATAATAATAACTTATCATGCTAAGGATATAGCAAAATGGTATAAAAATAATGAAGTTGTTTTTTAAAGATTGTACAAGGAGGAAAAATGGAACATAAGATTTCAACTGAAATTTTTAAAAAAGCTGAGAAATATATCCCTGGCGGAGTAAATAGTCCTGTAAGAGCTTTTAAATCTGTAAATAGAAAAGCTCCTATCTTTGCATGTAAAGGAAAAGGTGCAAGGATATGGGATGAAGATGGGAATGAATATATAGATTACATCTGTTCTTGGGGTCCATTAATTCTAGGACATAACCCTGAAAATGTAATAAATGGAGTTAGAGAAGCTATAGAAATGGGGAGTTCTTTTGGTCTTCCTACTAAAATGGAGGTAGAACTTGCTGAACTTATTACTAAATGCTGTCCTTCTATCGAAAAAGTAAGACTCACTACTTCTGGTACAGAAGCTACTATGTCTGCTGTAAGAGTAGCTAGAGCATATACAAATAGAAATAAAATATTAAAATTTGAAGGATGTTATCATGGCCACTCTGATTCACTTTTAGTGAAATCTGGATCAGGACTTTTAACTGATGGATATCAAGATAGCAACGGAATTACAGATGGAGTATTAAAAGACACTCTTACTGTACCTTTTGGGGATATATCTGCTATTAAAGCTGTTCTTGAAAAGAAAGATGTAGCCTGTCTTATTATGGAGCCTGTTCCTGCTAACATGGGTATGATTTATCCTAATGTAAAATTTTTAAAAGAAATAAGAGAAGTCTGCACTTCTACAGGAACTATTCTAATATTTGATGAAGTTATATCTGGATTCAGATTATCTCTTGGAGGAGCACAGGAATTTTTTGGTATTACTCCTGATATGACTACCCTTGGAAAAATAATAGGTGGAGGATATCCTGTTGGAGCATTTGGTGGTAAAGCTGAGATAATGGAACTCATTGCTCCTGTTGGAAGAGTATATCACGCTGGAACTCTATCTGGAAATCCTGTATCTGTGAGAGCTGGATATGAAACTATAAGTTATTTGTATAACAACAGAGAAACTTTATATAAAACTTTAGAGGAAAAAACTCAATATCTTGTAAATAATATAAAAGAGCTTGCTGCAAAATATAATGTTCCTGCATGTGTAAATACAATAGGTTCTCTTTTCACTATATTCTTTACTGAGAGACCTGAAGTAAATAATCTTGAAGATGCTCTTTCTTCTAATACTGAAAATTTTGCAATCTACTTCAATACAATGCTTGAAGATGGAATTGTTTGTCCTCCATCTCAATTTGAAGCTCACTTCATTTCAATGGCTCACACTAAAGAAGATCTAGATAAAACTCTTTTGTCTATTGAAAAAGCTTTTAAATCTATTGGAGAAAAAAACAATGGAAAATAATTTTTTCCCTGTGTTTTTAGATATGCAGAATAAAAAAGTCCTTGTAATAGGAGCTGGAAAAATAGCCTTTAGAAAAACTGAAACTCTTTTGAGTTATGGGGCAAAAATTAAAGTTATTACCAGGGATATAAAAGAAGAGAAATTTAAAGAACTGAAAAATATTGAATTGTCTTTAGAAGACTTTAAAGAAGATATGCTGGAAGATATATTTATGGTAGTTGCTGCTACTGATGATTCTGTATTTAATAAATATATTTTTGAATTATGCAGTAAAAAAAATATACTTGTAAATAATATTACTTCTAAAACAGAAATGAACTGTCGTTTTTCAAGTATTTATGAAAATGGTGAGTATCAAATTGCTATTTCTGCAAAAGGAGATCCTAAAAAATCAAAGGCTCTTAAAGAAAAAATAAGTAAATTTTTTAACAATTAATATATTAGGAGGTAGTAATGAAAAGAATTATCCATACTGAAAAAGCTCCTGCTGCTTTAGGACCATATTCACAAGCTGTAGAAGTTAACGGAACTATTTTTGTATCTGGACAGATACCCTTTGTTCCTGAAACTATGTCTCTTATATCAGAAGATATACAGGATCAGACTAAACAATCTCTTGAAAATGTGAAAGCCATCCTTGAAGCTGCTGGATATACTTTTAAAAATGTGGTAAAAGCTACTGTCTTCATAAAAAATATGGAGGATTTTGCTCTTATGAATGAGGTATATAATGAATACCTTGGAAATATAAGACCTGCAAGAGCATGTGTAGAAGTTGCAAGACTTCCTAAAGATGTAAAAGTAGAAATAGAAGTTATTGCTGTAAAATAACAAAAAAGGTCAGTACAACATTTACTGACCTTTTATAATTCATATTATTTTCCTATTTTTACTTTAGTAGGAATAAATTTTACTATTGGTAAAGGATAGATTGTCATTCTTTCTCTTGTTTTTGGATTGCTGATTACTCTAGGCTTTCTTTTAAGAAGAGAAAAAGTTCCTATTCCTTTGAATTTTATGCTTCCAGCTTCAACAATATTGTTTTCTATCAGGTTTAGAAATACCTCTACATCTTTTTTTGCATCAGCATTAGTTATTCTTCTATCATGATTTTCTTTATACTCTTTTATAAATTGTAGTTTATCCATCTATCTTCCCCTCTTCAATCTCATTATGTATAGACTTTATAAGGCCTTTCCCTGAACTGAATTTTATCTTTCTGCTTCCAGGAATTATCATATCTCTTTTTGTTTTAAGTTCTACTATTCTTCTAGGTCTAATATCTTTCATATCAAAATTTCCCCAATCTTTGAACTTAACTTTTTCCCCTCTTTCAAGAGCCCCTTTTACAGTTTTCCAAAAAGTATCGATTTTTTCTTTAGCCTCGTCTAAATTTTTTAACCCTCTTTCTTTCATATACAGTTTTAAAAACTCTTTTTCTCCCATCATAGCTCCTTTTAAAACTAATTTTATTTCCCCGTGATATTAAAAACTGAACTTATCATGTGACATTTTATTAAACTCTTAAAAGCACATCTATTCAAACCATTTATTACCTATTTTAACGTTTAAATCTCTTTATGTCAATATAATTTCTTATTTTTATCATTATTAGAAAAAATATCATGTAAGTTTTAGTATTTAACCTATTTTTTTATACAAAAAAAAGAACGACTATAATTTTTTTAACAAATCCATAGATGCTATTAATCTCTGGATTTTAATCTATTTTAGCCGTTCTCGTTATTTTTACTTCATTTCTATATATTCACTTGGTTGTTTTTTCTGATTTTTACCTTCAAAATATGAATCTTCTTCCACTATTAATTTAGAACTTGTTATATCTCCTACTACTTTACTATTGGTTAATATTTCAACAATATCAGCTTCCAGTTCTCCTTTGCATATACCACTTATAATTATCTTATATGCTTTTATTTTTCCCATCACTCTTCCACTGGTACCAATTGTTACTACAGCATTTGAAATAATGTTTCCTGTAATTATTCCGTCTATGTGAAGATTACACTCATTAGTAATATCTCCTACTACTGTACTTCCTTTTGAAATAGCAGTCATTCCCTTTGCCGAAAAATCTATCTCCACATCTTTATTGTTTTTACTAAACAAACCCATACCTCCCCCCTTTAGAATTTTATTTATAAAATATTAATTTTTCTTCTTAAATATTCTCTTTTTAATTATTTGCTCTATATCTTATAGATTATATGTTTTTTCACTATGTGTCAAACTTTTTTTCTTTTTAAAATTTTTATCTACTCTTATGTTTTATAAAAAAAATCATTTCATTCTATAATTCTAATTACAATTTTATCTTTTTTCGATTATAAAACATTCATCTAAAAAAACCATGTCACAAGTTTTAACTTGTGACAATATGTACAAAATATTGCTTTACTTTTTTCACCATTTTCTGTTATAATACAAATATAAAAAGAGAAAAAATGATAATAAAACATTTGAATCTTTTAAGGCTAATTTTTGGAACATTTATTATTTTATTTTTGACATTTCAATTGTACTGGAGGTAATATTATGAAAAAAGAACTAATGAACAAAGAAGTAACAAATTTGGATATACTTGAAAGACTTTATAAACATAGTAAATCGGCTGAAAATAAAGATAAATTAGCCGAAATGAAAGATGAACTTACTATGCTTGATGACTATTTTTTAAGATATGCTAAATAATTAAAATTGACTTTGAAATATTTTTGATTTTATACCCTAAAAAAGACTGTGGAGGAACTTCCACAGTCTTTTTTATCTTTCATCTCTTGACAAATTCTCTTTCAATTCGTATAATAATCATAATATTGCACTGATGCATTCTCGTATAAGAATACTTACAGTACAGACTGATCAGGTCATAAAGACTGGGCTGTTAAAAACGGCAGCAGATGAAATCAATAGCATCTGTGGGACAAGTGTGTTCCATAGATGCTTTTTTATACTAAAATAATTTTGGAGGTAAAAATTCATGAAAACTTTGACAAATGAACAGACTGCTATGAAAGTTTCTTTTGTTTCTATTGTATGGAATATCATTCTATCTATTTTTAAACTTTTTGCTGGTATAGTTGCTCATTCAGGAGCAATGATTTCTGATGCTGTTCATTCAGCTTCTGATGTACTCAGTACTTTTATAGTTATTATTGGAGTAAAGATAGCAAATAAAGAATCAGACAAAACACACCCTTATGGACATGAAAGAATGGAGTGTGTAGCTGCTATACTGTTGTCAGCTATTCTTTTTGCTACTGGGTTAGGTATAGGATATAAAGGGATCATCATTATTTCCTCTAAAGACTACAGTCATCTGACAGTTCCAGGAATCCTTGCTCTTGCAGCTGCATTGATATCTATTGGAGTAAAAGAAGGAATGTACTGGTATACAAGAGCTGCTGCTAAAAAAATAAATTCTGGGGCACTTATGGCTGATGCATGGCACCATCGCTCTGATGCTCTTTCATCTGTAGGAAGTTTTGCTGGTATACTTGGAGCCAGACTTGGTTACCCAATATTTGATCCAATAGCCAGTGTTATTATCTGTATCTTTATTTTAAAAGCAGCTTTTGAAATATTTATGGATTCTATCAATAAAATGACTGATAAAGCCTGTGATGATGAAACTATTGAAATAATCAGAACTCTTATCTTAAAGCAAGAAGGAGTTTTGGGAATAGACCAAATCAAAACTAGGTTATTTGGTGATAGAGTATATGTAGATGTTGAAATTCAAGCAGATGGAAATATTCCTCTTAAACAGGCACATGATATAGCTCACAATGTCCATGATGCTATTGAAAATAATATTCTGAAAATAAAGCATTGCATGGTTCATGTAAATCCAGTAAACAAATAAAAAATGTGGATGGCTCATAATTGGTCATCCACATCTTTCTAATTGCTTTCTATTTCTTTCTTATAATTATCCCAATAGTATCAAAATACTTTCCGCTTTCTGCCTTCATCATATCAATATCATGGACAGCATATTCATTATCACATTCAAGCCATTCTTTCCAAGCTTCATCGTGGCATTTCAATGATTCACATTTCTCAATAATAATTCCTTCATTTTTAGAAAAAAGTTCATACCACCAGTATTTAGTATAAAAATTCATATTCTCCTGCCAAAAGGGACGTAACTCTTCAGGTATTTCTCCATTTTCAAATTCTTCTTTTAATCCAGGTATAGCCATTATAAACAAGCCATTTCCTTTTAGCAGAGGAAGTATGTGTTTTCCAAAAAATTCCCCTGTATTACCAAAGTAATGATATGAATCTATAGTTACAATTACATCAAAAAATTCATGAGCAAAAGGAAGTTGATGAGCTTCAGCTCTTAAAGGAATTATCTCTTCTCCTAAATCAACCTTCTTAAATCTTTCATAATTTTCTGTAGGATCAATCCATAAATCAGCTGCAAATACACTTGAATCATATTTTTCAGCTAAAAATATAGAAGTTAATCCTTTCCCACACCCTAAATCAAGTATTCTTGACCCAGTTTCTATTTTTATTCCATTGGTAATTTCTTCACATATTCTAAAACTGTTAGGCCCCATCATATTATCCATCAAAAACTTTTTACCATACTTTATTTCCATATATTTTCTCCTGTTATCTATCTTTCAAAAAATTTTTCTACAAAGACTCCTACTCCATCTTCACCATTAGTAACAGTTCTTTTATATTCAGGTTTTTTCAATTCTTCTGCTGCATTAGCCATAATTACAGGACATCCTGCAATATTCAGCATAGAAATATCATTTTCATTATCTCCAAATGCCATTGTCTGCTTTATATCTATTCCTATATCTTCTGCTACCAGCTTTAATGCTTCACCTTTGCCGCATTGGATATCCACTATATCCATAACTCCATCTCCTGAACCAAAAATATTAAGCTCATTTCCATATTTTTCAGTTACATATTTTCTTAGCTTTTTAAATCTACCTGCATCTCCTACAAATACCATTTTCTCAAATTCTCTTCCTAGTGGTTTTCCATCTGTTATATGAAAAAATTCAAGTTCTTTGTTTGTTCCATATTCTTTTACATATTCAGGATCTATCTTTGTAAAATGCACTTCTTTTCCAGCAGTAGCACTATAATCCAACCCTATTTCCACTGCCTTTTCAAGAATATCCAGACAGATATTTCTATCCATTGATTTAGAATAAATCAGTTCCCTATCCCTATATATTTTAGCTCCATTGAAACAGATATGATATCTTACATTTAAACAGCCTGTTAAATCAACTATACTATACAAATCTCTTCCAGAGGCTATAACTAATTCTATTCCCTCACTACTTTTTTTGTTTAATATATCTCTATTAAAATCTGACACTCTCTTATTTTTGGTTAGGAGAGTTCCATCCAGATCCATTGCTATTAGTTTCATCTATTCTCCTTTATTTCTTTTTTTAAGTAAACGATACCTTTTTTATTGTAGTTTGTCAATAGAGTTATTTACAAACAGGTAAATTGGAGCTATAATCAAATTAGGAAATGTGTATAGAAATTAAAATTTTAAGGAGTGATTTTATGGAATGTAATATTAAATGTGGAAATACTCATGTAGCTGAATGTACTTGTCCTAAAGACTGTCCTAACCATGGAAAATGTTGTGATTGTGTAATGCATCATAAAAATGATATAGGAAATCTTCCTTTCTGCCTTAGACCAAAAGAATAGTAATTATAAAAAGGCAGAAAACCAGAGGACTCTCTGAATTCTGCCTTTTAATTATTTTTTCTATATTCTAAATTCTATTATTTTAATTAAAACTTATATCCTAATCCTGTTCCCACAATCCATTCCCCTTTAGTCTTGTTTTTTCCTGTCCCATTATGTGAATCTCTTTCCACTACGTAACTTCCTTTTATATCAAATAGTACTCCATTTTCTAGCTCAAGAGCATATTTTGCATTTAGTCCTATACTATGTTCATTTTTGCGAGCTACCAATATATCAAAGTCACTTCCACCTTTAAATCTTCCTGTGATATGTTCCTCATCTGCTCCATCAAGTATTTTTGTATAGCTTACTCCTGCTGATAGTGTACTTTTTCCTTTTTCATATGGTATCACTTTTTTAAGGTCTACTCCCACTTTTCCTATTGTGTAGTCAAATGATTTTGAATCTGTTTCTATTGCCAGAGTTTTACTTCCTTCATCTGT encodes:
- the cobA gene encoding uroporphyrinogen-III C-methyltransferase; translation: MTNKGKVYIMGAGPGDLELLTLKGKRAVEEADCIVYDRLINPRILNFAKKDAEMIYLGKGNTEGGVIQDEINRTIVVKALEGKTVARVKGGDPFVFGRGGEEIQSLYDNNIPFEIIPGITSSISVPAYAGIPVTHRGVARSFHVFTGHTMEDGTWHNFEAIAKLEGTLVFLMGIKTLPIIVEDLVSNGKCPDTPVAIIEKGATSDQRVTVGTLKTIVDIAKEKKIVPPAITIIGEVVNLRETFKWFEEKNLFGKKILVTRDKRQAGEFSDKIEKMGGIAVELPFIEIESTLGTVSKDMLQDYSAILFNSPNGVREFMNKIDDIRILAHLKIGAVGSKTKEILESYKLKADFIPDEYLVSKLAELSLDYTKSGDKILIITSDISPCDTDKFNSIYDREFHKLVAYNTKKIVRDKEEVLKALSKTEIVTFLSSSTVDAFYESIDGDIEAVKNIKLASIGPVTSDTMKKYGFSVDYEAKVYDVNGILEAVK
- the hemB gene encoding porphobilinogen synthase — protein: MFVRTRRLRSSKALRDMVRNVTINLSDFIYPLFMEEGENIKEEISSMPGQYRWSIDRVGEELTELKELGVTSILLFGIPKHKDPQGSEAYNDKGIVQEAIRYIKKNFPEFLIVTDVCMCEYTSHGHCGILDGCEVLNDETLKYIAKTALSHVKAGADIVAPSDMMDGRILAIREILDENGYVNTPIMAYSAKYSSNYYGPFREAADSAPSFGDRKTYQMDFRNSKEYFREVEADMAEGADFIMVKPALAYLDVINAISNIDLPIVAYNVSGEYSMVKAAAQNGWIDEKGIVMENMFAMKRAGVNIIITYHAKDIAKWYKNNEVVF
- the hemL gene encoding glutamate-1-semialdehyde 2,1-aminomutase, with amino-acid sequence MEHKISTEIFKKAEKYIPGGVNSPVRAFKSVNRKAPIFACKGKGARIWDEDGNEYIDYICSWGPLILGHNPENVINGVREAIEMGSSFGLPTKMEVELAELITKCCPSIEKVRLTTSGTEATMSAVRVARAYTNRNKILKFEGCYHGHSDSLLVKSGSGLLTDGYQDSNGITDGVLKDTLTVPFGDISAIKAVLEKKDVACLIMEPVPANMGMIYPNVKFLKEIREVCTSTGTILIFDEVISGFRLSLGGAQEFFGITPDMTTLGKIIGGGYPVGAFGGKAEIMELIAPVGRVYHAGTLSGNPVSVRAGYETISYLYNNRETLYKTLEEKTQYLVNNIKELAAKYNVPACVNTIGSLFTIFFTERPEVNNLEDALSSNTENFAIYFNTMLEDGIVCPPSQFEAHFISMAHTKEDLDKTLLSIEKAFKSIGEKNNGK
- a CDS encoding precorrin-2 dehydrogenase/sirohydrochlorin ferrochelatase family protein, encoding MENNFFPVFLDMQNKKVLVIGAGKIAFRKTETLLSYGAKIKVITRDIKEEKFKELKNIELSLEDFKEDMLEDIFMVVAATDDSVFNKYIFELCSKKNILVNNITSKTEMNCRFSSIYENGEYQIAISAKGDPKKSKALKEKISKFFNN
- a CDS encoding RidA family protein; amino-acid sequence: MKRIIHTEKAPAALGPYSQAVEVNGTIFVSGQIPFVPETMSLISEDIQDQTKQSLENVKAILEAAGYTFKNVVKATVFIKNMEDFALMNEVYNEYLGNIRPARACVEVARLPKDVKVEIEVIAVK
- a CDS encoding HU family DNA-binding protein, which encodes MDKLQFIKEYKENHDRRITNADAKKDVEVFLNLIENNIVEAGSIKFKGIGTFSLLKRKPRVISNPKTRERMTIYPLPIVKFIPTKVKIGK
- a CDS encoding HU family DNA-binding protein, with translation MGEKEFLKLYMKERGLKNLDEAKEKIDTFWKTVKGALERGEKVKFKDWGNFDMKDIRPRRIVELKTKRDMIIPGSRKIKFSSGKGLIKSIHNEIEEGKIDG
- a CDS encoding bactofilin family protein; translated protein: MGLFSKNNKDVEIDFSAKGMTAISKGSTVVGDITNECNLHIDGIITGNIISNAVVTIGTSGRVMGKIKAYKIIISGICKGELEADIVEILTNSKVVGDITSSKLIVEEDSYFEGKNQKKQPSEYIEMK
- a CDS encoding cation diffusion facilitator family transporter, translated to MKTLTNEQTAMKVSFVSIVWNIILSIFKLFAGIVAHSGAMISDAVHSASDVLSTFIVIIGVKIANKESDKTHPYGHERMECVAAILLSAILFATGLGIGYKGIIIISSKDYSHLTVPGILALAAALISIGVKEGMYWYTRAAAKKINSGALMADAWHHRSDALSSVGSFAGILGARLGYPIFDPIASVIICIFILKAAFEIFMDSINKMTDKACDDETIEIIRTLILKQEGVLGIDQIKTRLFGDRVYVDVEIQADGNIPLKQAHDIAHNVHDAIENNILKIKHCMVHVNPVNK
- a CDS encoding SAM-dependent methyltransferase, producing MEIKYGKKFLMDNMMGPNSFRICEEITNGIKIETGSRILDLGCGKGLTSIFLAEKYDSSVFAADLWIDPTENYERFKKVDLGEEIIPLRAEAHQLPFAHEFFDVIVTIDSYHYFGNTGEFFGKHILPLLKGNGLFIMAIPGLKEEFENGEIPEELRPFWQENMNFYTKYWWYELFSKNEGIIIEKCESLKCHDEAWKEWLECDNEYAVHDIDMMKAESGKYFDTIGIIIRKK
- a CDS encoding HAD family hydrolase, giving the protein MKLIAMDLDGTLLTKNKRVSDFNRDILNKKSSEGIELVIASGRDLYSIVDLTGCLNVRYHICFNGAKIYRDRELIYSKSMDRNICLDILEKAVEIGLDYSATAGKEVHFTKIDPEYVKEYGTNKELEFFHITDGKPLGREFEKMVFVGDAGRFKKLRKYVTEKYGNELNIFGSGDGVMDIVDIQCGKGEALKLVAEDIGIDIKQTMAFGDNENDISMLNIAGCPVIMANAAEELKKPEYKRTVTNGEDGVGVFVEKFFER